The Flavobacterium sp. 1 genome contains the following window.
CTTTTCTAGACAGCAATTCATTTTCAGATGAATATTCTAGCTTCGACTGCGTGTTGGCAGCTGATGCTTTTACATCGATAAAAACAGATTATCACAATGCTTTTGAAGATTTAAAACAATACCAACAGACGACTAAAGATTGGTTATTTGGTTATTTGGCGTATGATTTAAAAAATAATGTAGAGCATTTAGAGTCGAATAATTTTGATGGTCTGGATTTTGCTGATTTGTTCTTTTTTCAGCCTAAAAAGTTGTTTTTGCTAAAGGGGAATCAGCTCGAAATCCAATATCTAAATATGTGTGATGATGAAGTTGAAGAAGATTTTAATGAGATAGTAAAAAGTCAAAAATCGAAAGTCGAAAGCGAGGATAAAATAATAATTAACCAAAGGATTTCAAAAGACAGCTATATTTATAAGGTTGCCAAATTATTAGAGCATATTCACCAAGGAGATGTTTATGAAGCTAATTTTTGCATGGAGTTTTTTGCAGAAAATGCTAAAATCAATCCTTTGGAAAAATTCCTGAAACTCAATGAAATTTCACAAGCGCCTTTTACTGTTTTTTTTAAGAACAATAAACAGTTTCTGCTTTCTGCTTCGCCAGAAAGATATCTTAAAAAAGAAGGAGAAAGTCTTATTTCGCAACCTATAAAAGGAACTTCTAAACGATTTGCTGATCCAATTGAAGATGAAATATCTAAAAATAATTTGGCACACGATCCTAAAGAAAGAGCCGAAAATATCATGATAACCGACTTAGTTCGAAATGATTTGTCACACACAGCTCAAAAAGCTACGGTTGAAGTTAAAGAGCTTTGTGGAATTTATTCGTTTCTGCAAGTACATCAAATGATTTCGACAATTACTTCCAAAATGGATCCAAAATACGCAACAGTAGATGCACTTAGAACTACATTTCCCATGGGAAGTATGACCGGAGCTCCCAAATATGCGGCAATGAAAATCATTGAAGAGCTAGAGGAAACCAAACGCGGATTGTATAGTGGTGCTGTTGGGTATTTTTCGCCCAATGGAGACTTCGATTTTAATGTAGTCATTCGCAGTATTTTATATAATGAGGAGCGTGAGTACGTGTCGTTTTCTGTTGGCAGTGCGATAACTTCGCTGTCTATTCCAGAAAAAGAATATGAGGAATGTTTGCTCAAAGCAAAAGCAATGCTTGAAGTTTTGCAGGAAGAGAGGTTA
Protein-coding sequences here:
- a CDS encoding anthranilate synthase component I family protein, whose translation is MRTSIYKFIEDPIAFKQQLVEWGQQFREITFLDSNSFSDEYSSFDCVLAADAFTSIKTDYHNAFEDLKQYQQTTKDWLFGYLAYDLKNNVEHLESNNFDGLDFADLFFFQPKKLFLLKGNQLEIQYLNMCDDEVEEDFNEIVKSQKSKVESEDKIIINQRISKDSYIYKVAKLLEHIHQGDVYEANFCMEFFAENAKINPLEKFLKLNEISQAPFTVFFKNNKQFLLSASPERYLKKEGESLISQPIKGTSKRFADPIEDEISKNNLAHDPKERAENIMITDLVRNDLSHTAQKATVEVKELCGIYSFLQVHQMISTITSKMDPKYATVDALRTTFPMGSMTGAPKYAAMKIIEELEETKRGLYSGAVGYFSPNGDFDFNVVIRSILYNEEREYVSFSVGSAITSLSIPEKEYEECLLKAKAMLEVLQEERL